One Coffea eugenioides isolate CCC68of chromosome 2, Ceug_1.0, whole genome shotgun sequence genomic window, AGAGTCTTGGTGTTTCCCCTCCCCCATTCCCTCTATCCCACATCGATTGTGAGTGGTGTGTGTGTACTATTTAAGGTCCTCAGTGTAGCCTGAAAGTCAGCATGCCTTTTGGGTTGGGCTGTGGGTTTCCCTTAGGTAgtgggtgtgtgtgtgtgtgttattTGCGGTTGTTTGGATAAGTAGTTGAAGTACTGGAGAAGGGTGAGAGGAGGGATGGACTATATGGTACGAGAGAGAAGGTGTAAGTGAGAGGTTTAAGATTCGAGACCTcctacttatatatatataaaaaaattaaggaACAGTTAGATTAGCTAGTAAAGTGGAAAGGGTTGGATTAGGTGGTAAGATGAAAGAGATTGtaaataggaaaattttgaaacttaaaaaaaaaaaaaaacttatggGCTTGTTTGGCATTTAGGTGTTTTGGCGAGGAATTTcgaaaaactcttcaaaatttttaaaatatacatttcaaaatacctaaaaacacacaaaaattttttccttcttcctttcccCTTCAACCTACTACCACCACTACCCGTGCCCGCTGTTGCCGTCATTGGGCGcttctctattttttattttctttcttttctctctgtCCTTCTCTGTCCTTTTccgtttttcctttcttcttcttttcctatCCTCCTCCTTTCCCCTTCTCCTGCCACCCCATCTTCTCTCATCTCTTTTGACCTCTCTGGTccgtgagagagagaggaagaggggGGAGGAGGGTGGGGGCTGGGTGAAGAAAAGAAGGTGTCGGGAAAGAGATGAAGGAGGTAAAGGGGGAGAAAAAATGAGGAGAAAGGgaaagaaggagaaggagagaTAGGAATTGAGACAGAGGAAGGAAAAAAGGGAGGCGCTAGCAGAAGTGTCGCCCGACGACAGAAGTGGAGGCTGGCGGTGATTTGAACAGTTGTGAGAAGGAAGAAGATcagaggaaagaaaaataaaagaaaagaaaaaaaagaaaggaataaaGCATTCACCATTGCCACTATTGCTCCAAATTATGATAAATTAAGCATCAATGATATCCTAATTTTACTAGTTATTATTGTTGTTATGAGTTTTGCTTAGGAGGGGCACTTTTTAGGagtttttaacaaataattttttttacaactttTATCTATAGGAATCTTTAAAAACATCCCACATTTTAAAAATGCACCTTAAAATATCCCAAAACACCATCAAATTTTGTCTCTTTggcctttttcctttttcctcttctcCTACCTCAATTCTCCAACATGTCCGCCAGTTAGCACGTGCACTGTCATCTACTCTAGTACCGACTCCACCCCCTCTccccctcccttttttttttatttccctcTCTGTTTTCCCTCCTCCTCTCTCCATCCCTCCACCTATTTCTTTCCCCTTTAACGTCCACCCCTCTCCTCTCACTTGGCCCCCCTTCCCTTCCATTACTTGATCCCTGTGACTTCTAGTCAAGCTACCAAATCTGGTCATCTTTTCCCTCTAGTCAAGCAATTAGATTCAATCGTGCGACCAAAGGTCGCGAGGGTGGGAAAGGGCGGCAAGGGAAGTGagggaaggaaagaaagaggagcaaatggagagagagaaaaagaagggaaaaaaaaaaagagagatggGCAGTGGCGATTGAGGTAACGGCTATCAATAGCGGCAATAAGAATGGAGGGAGAAAGAAGAGCAAGTGTAGGAGGAAggagaaagaggaaaaaatggaaaaaaaaagaaaaaaaaggaaaagaaaagaaaaaaaataaagttttttaattttttaaaaccctaaatagacaaaaaaatttataatttctagaGTAAAgtacaataaaattttatataaatccCAAAAAATACACCTTGTAAAAGACCCGTGGTTATTGATATTAGCGTAAGTTTCTCATGACCGTAGAGCATTTAACAATTTTAATTAATAGCTCATAAACTCAAATCAACCCATTAATAAaaggaataatttcaaaaacctctcctAAAGTTTTTGATAATCTCATTGATCTCCcctgagatttgaaaaattacactgacctcctcTGACAAAATAAGGGGCCATTTGCTAACATCACCCAGTATAAAATTACTCATGTACCTCAACACATTATCTAAGATTAGAAACTAAAATATGAGAATTAAGTAATTATGGCACAAATCAACTAATTAATAGAATTATCTATTAACAAATATGAATAGTAATGTGAAAGACACAAAATAGTGTCATTTTGCCATACCAATTGGCACCCTTTTGTGATTGACATGACTTGATGTGACCACATTTCAATCGTACATAAGAAAGGCTCGAGTAGAACAAAAGAAGCACCAAGCAAAGAAATAGAACAATAAGTTTGTTTTTGAAGATTTTTCCCCTTGGTTTAGAAACTAAAGAGATGGCCTTTGTATCAAAATAATTTCGTCAAAGTAGCTAAGAAAAAAGatagaagaaagacaaaattggATATTCTTTTCTATGCAAAATCACAAAAGGTATACCCtaaatcaagtaaacaatcTCCTTAGCTCAATATGAAAAGTTATAATCTTAGTtgaaatcatgaaatttttcgAGATAATTATAATTGCAATGCGTCTTGGCCGATAATTGTTTGCAACTGATAATTATTTTTGCTGATACACGTTGACTGGAATGCATAAGGGGTATTTgtgaaacaaaattttcatCTCTCTCCTAAAAGTAATTTTATTAGTCATACTTTTTCAGAGATGAACTGATTTTGTTACAAAATCATAAACCTTAAGGGAGGTtaatgtaatttttcaaatctcaggAAAGattagtgaaattgtcagaaacctctggggagatttttgaaattatccctttataaattaaaactcaaaaTAGTAAGGAGCTCTATTAACAATTTAACATTATACGAATTTATACATTGATAATAATTAGTGATTAAATCAAATTCTAATAAAGTACAGTTTATTAAAACGTCTATGTTGACCACGAACCTTAATgatcttccttttccttttttggttttCAGCTGCTACTACCAGAAATAAACTGAACCTGTAGACGACTGAATTGAAAGGAGATAAtacaaataaaattaacaaCACAAATGCCATTCTTTAGCCGCAGGTGAACCAAAAGATGGCGACAGCGGTAGGATGGACGTGGAGTTGGAGACCGCCCACAACCACAGTTACAAGTCCCCGGTGGTCATCGCCTCTTTCTTTACCTCTACCAAGCTTCAGGTAACCCCTCCTTCCTCTCCCTACTTTTCTGCACAAGAAACTCCAGGCGGGTTCTAACTTCAATTGTTAATCCCTGTACCTTTTGGGGTGGGGATTTTATTCCACAGGGTGGTCCATGAAAGCAAGACTAGACCATTCAAAGTCTGCTGCGATTATTCCTGCTTCGAGGTAAGCTTTCCTTTGGTTTCCTACATTGGGATACATTGACTTGAAGTTTATGTTTTTTCTGTGTTCACTTTATAGATGGTTTgtcatttgaaaaaaatgacGACTTTTCGAACTGTGTATTTAGGATTGTGGATACAAAGCAATGAGGTACAGAGCTGTTGAATTTTGAACTGTAAGAGCAAAATGAAAATGCTGTCCATATTGGCAATTGAAGTTCAAATAAATCTCGAAGGTTCTGAAACATCAATCTTGAGAATAGATGAAAGAGAGCTGAACTGAACTGAACAGAAAGACTGAACTGAACAGAAAGAATTCAATCATTTGCTAAAGCTTTTGCTGATTCTTAATAGAATTAGATCCTAACATTATGGGAGGAAGAAGATAAGCATCGCTTAATTGACTAAACTTTCTTGTTACGAATATCCTAAAAGAGTCTGTAACAAATTAAGATGCGAGATTGTTTGGTTTTCAAGTTTCATAAATTGCCCTTCATCTTTTTAGCTCTCCGAGTTTTGAATGCAACCAAGGGTGATTATCACATAGTAGAGTGCACGGATGTAATTCATTTAGTGCTTTATAAATTGCATCCTTGGTCAAGTGGAACCAAGAGGTTGAGATGTGAAGTGTTCTTCATCATCTGTTGGACCTTATGTACAAATATCAACACCTGTTTTTATGAGATTTTCTGATTCAGTTTCAACCACAGTGACAGTACATCTATATGTTTGCTAATCGATATGTAatattttctttctattttgtCAAGATGTGCTTTGCTACTAAGCTTTGTAGAATCTTTACTGGACAATACGAAGGTCAAGAGTTGCTAAAATACCCTAATTTCTATTTCCTAAAATATGTGCTATTGCCAGCTAAAGGATGTCAGTTACCAACCTCCTGGAACAAAAGTCAACCTTCTAGATGGCGTGAGTTTCTCCCTCCGTGAAAAAAGGTGGAACCTTGTTTCTTACTTATCTTTGCATAATCAActgctgtatttctattactTTCAAACAGTTTTTCAGTGTTCCCCTCAAACTGGTAACATAAGCTACCTGAGTAAAACCAATTTATCTTCTTCTGTTAATTAATTGGTGCTTGTGGAATATATGTATTCAAAttgcattctttttctttcttttcaaatttgatttgaatttcACTGATGGTAAATTTTTCCTTGCACCATGTTTTAGTGGACACATGCATCTGTTATGAAATGCTTCACATTTTATCTTTTTGTCATGGATTTCTGCAGttttggtttgatatttggacGGAGTGGTAGTGGAAAAACTACTCTCTTACAGGTGCTAACTCTGTTATTAGAATTTGTGCTGTACAATTAATACAGTTATGATTTGTCCCTCAAGTTAAACTTGCATCACTGATTTTTCTATGCACAGCTGATTGCAGGATTTAGTAAGCCCACGTCAGGCTCCATTCATGTCCAAAGATATGGTAATGATGGCTGCCCAAATAGGTCCCCTGAACTCTTAGATGCAAATAAAGTTGGGATTGTATTTCAATTTCCTGAGAGGTAATGAGATGctgtttaaatttaaaatgaaagTTCTATTGTTTTTATCTTTATGTGACACATAACTGATTTATTTGGTGTGATGAACTTGTGATTTTATGGGAGGTAGGGTGAATAGGGAAGGATTTATGATTGGCTTGACCTTATATCTTTCAACACTTTTTAAGTCTCTACCTTTCTTTCACGAGAATTTCTGAAGGGTTACATAGATTTTGGATAGGTTTGAGTGGTGTAGGATTGTTCATCAATCTAGAGAATGACTTTAGATTGAGCAAACTGGATATAACAATGTTATCTGGGAAATATTGTTGATAGGTGAAGTATTATGGTGTGCCATACTCCTGCCATCCAAGTGCTTCTTTTTCTCAATTTATGTTTGGAGAGAAtgaaaaccaagagaaaatagaaagaaaTTGCACACTTACAGCAAAAAAGAATATCGAACTAATGATATAGGTAAACAAATGTCCAACTTTAGAGCAGGCTGTCAGGCTATGAGTTTGCTGTTAGGGTATCTCACAGTTAGATATTATTGTTTGATATATGTAAATGACACTAAAAAAAAGTCTCTCCTCTAATATGCAAGTTTTCTTAACTGCACTAAGGAATTTGCAAAATAATACGCCATGTACTAGGTATTTTGTGGCAGAGAAGGTTTTTGATGAAGTCATCTTCGGGTGGGCAAGACAAAAAGGTGGCAGTCAGTTGAAAGAGCTTCTTGCATTAAGACTTCAAAAAGCTATTACTTCAGTATGTATTGTCATTGAATTAATTCATTCGCTGCCCTTCTAATTACCATTAGTTCTATAATTTATCTGTCTTGCAGAATATTTCTATTTTGTGCagttccaaaattttttcttgtGGTTGTTGCAGGTTGGTCtaactggaattgctttggatcaAGATCCACAATCACTAAGTGGTGGTTACAAACGTCGTCTTGCTTTAGCAATTCAGTTAGTGAGAATCTGTATCTTCTGATGTTTTTTTCCTACTTTGACATTCATAATATGTCTGCACCAGCAAAATGGTACACATATTTACATGTCATTATTGCACTCTGGTGCTAATTTgactgaaaaattttgtttaCTTCACTCAGGTACAAGCTccagatttgttgttattggaTGAGCCTCTTGCTGGTCTTGGTATGCGGATGCCCTATGCTAAATTGCTTGTAACTTGTTATGCTTCATGTTGCAAATTTCCTTTCTACCTTTCATGTTCTAAGTAAATATGATGAAAAACATGTCAGTAAAACAGTTATGTTAGATTTATTCTTACAAATGTGTAGCATGGGACACACTCAGAAAGTCCTACAGGATAGTTTAATTGTAACAGTAGCATATATTACAGTTATTTGTAGAGAAAGAAAAGGGATGTGCGTATGTGCAATTCACTTTGTTAGTCGATGGTATAGATTCATTCTTCTGTTGATCCTTTTGCCAATACAAATAAATGCTTGGATGGAGAGGAAGTAAGGTAACAATTGCATACAGATAGAATGAGATTTAAACATAAAAGGCAGATATAGTTCCTTTTTAAGATACCACTTTCTTTCCAGGAAATGATCGAGGATAGTGGGAGGTGGTAGGTATTCATGAGGATATACACCATTTCCAAGTTATTGGTTGactgtttaattttgttttcgggattataatttatttcaaagaATTGTGTTGTTATGTCTTGCTACTTCTTTGAGTCTTGAAAAATGAAGTGAGGGCATATCTGATTAGGTTATATTGTTGAATTATCTTGATCATTCCTCTTATTCTCCAAGTAACCACTCCTAGATCGCTGAATGTTTTCTGTGTTATGAAATTCAGATTGGAGAGCTCGTGCAGATGTCGTGAAACTTCTAAAGAATCTAAAGAAGGAATTAACTATACTTGTCGTCAGCCATGACCTTAAGTAaggtctttttttctttttaatttttccaaTAATTTCTTGTcttggaatatatatatatttttaaatagagattttgctttctttgattaatttttcttgATTAGCTGTTAACAACTTTGCTGCATTATGTATTTGCTTCACTTATGGACGGAGGACTTCAGTTCCCTATTGTGCACGTGGCTATCACCTGTATTTCtatggaaaaaatgaaaattttaaactGTTGTTATCTTAGTCAGAAAGTAGGTCTACAGAGGAGAAGTGTACTCGTGTTTGAATTGCATTGAGTTAGTACTTTTGTTCCATGTAGCTGTGTTCAAATTCCATTGAGTTTGTACACTTGTTCCATGTTGATGTTGTAAAGTAATTTAGTTTCCATGGGACATTACCAAGGTCATATGTTCTGCTCATGGGTGAGTTGAAATGTACTCAGCATCAACCAAGTGAATTTACTGAGAGTATAGATTTATATTGGTAGGAGTTTTGGGTGGAATTTTGCCAGGCATAATTCTTTGTCTTGCTTTCCTTTTTCTGAAGTATAGTGTCCAATTTCCTATGATTGAAAATTGTCAATCATACAAAGTTTCTCCTCAATGACTCTTCATGTAGTATGAAAGGTAGTGTCTCCATATgttctttcatttttcagcatATCTTGTCGACCTATATCATCCTTTTCActtcctttttaaactattatatAGGTAGAACTGTCTCTTATACTGATACCAGTTATGGGATATAAAATTTTGGATCAAGGGTGTATTAGGTTTTTGATGGGGCTGAGCTACCATGTTTTTATTCAGAAATGTGAATTTATTTGTAGAGAGTTGTCATGCCTAGTGGATCAATCATGGAGGATGGAGATGGGTGGAATACTTAAAGGCGAGCCACTTCCAGTTTAACAGATGCAATAAATCTTTGCCTACTTGAGCTATGCAAGATGTAAATACATGAGGTATGGCAACAGAGTATTGTAAACTAATTGAGTTGTTTATGTTGCTGAAGTTCAATGATCATGTTTATTCAAAAAGATTTAAACACAATTAACTAAAGTACATTCACTTCCTGTTCCTTCCTGCACcccccccacaaaaaaaaaaacagatggCAAAATCCTTTGTGAAATGCCATGTCACTCGTACAAAGATAAGCTCATATTTCTCTGGTGCACAATTGTGGTAGTATAATGCAACCCCATTGGATACCTGCAAAACTTTGGAGTTTGCAGTTCTGCAATTCATCATATAAAGAGCCACCATTTTGACAAATGCTTTTGAAATTTAGTACAATAGCAGTACATTCCATTAACTTTTGCTTTGGTATCACATGCAGAGAGATACGAAGAACCCCTCTTTATTCTCGCTCTTCATCGAGTTCAAGCACTACCACTCATTGCTAATGACATACTAATCACCAGCTCACAGTGACGAATCACGATACTTGATAGATGAACAGTGAATACAAGAGTTGGATTGATGTTTCATACTAGGGTGAATATGTTTGTTCTTTGTTAAATGTAGTCAGCATCAGTTTTGATCCAGTGCTTCCAAATTAACCGTTATAGTACCAGTGTCAATCCCTTTAGAAGATGGCACAGATTTGGAGGTCTCCTTCTTCAAAGTGATCTTCTTAGAAGACCTTTATTTTCCTGTGTCATCCCCATAATGCATGCCCGACTTGCCAGagagtttcttgattttgttttgTCCAGTGCTTTACATATATATGATTAGCATTCTTCAGAACAATCTAATTATGTCTTCCATTTTATCTGGATGAATAGTTGAAATTGAACATCTAATTATGTCGACTGAAAACTGTTTTGTCAATTTGCACTAAACATGATAAAACATCTGGGCAGTGCAAAAGTGAACAAAAGTGATTTTATTCAACATAAGTAAAATGCTTATCACcaatttctttggatttctAAGATTCACAGCAGATGAGAAAGATCGTTATGCCTTTATACTTAGTGAATTTTAAACTTTTGAAGTGTAGATGGGACTCATGTGACTGCAAGCTGAAGTATAGCCTCCATCAATCACAAGATTGTGGGCTGTTATGAATCCAGATTCATCGCTAGCTAAGAACAATGCTGCTTTTGCGACATCTTCCATACTTCCGCCTCTGCCTCTCAGGAGACTTCCCCTCTCACCCACAATCTTTGTTACGTCCTCAGCCTGTAGATCATCCCTCCCAAGGCATGTTCTGTAGGCACTCAAGAGCATCTCTGAGGCTACACCATGAGGTGAAATGCAATTCACACGAATCCCATATACTCCCAACTCACAAGCAGTAGTCTTGGCCAGTCCAAgaattgcattttttgatgCTGTGTAGGCATGTGAGGCAAGGCCTCCCATGATGGCTGCCGAGCTTGATGAACAGATAATGCTGCCTCCATTTTTACCTGCGATCATTGCTCTCGAAGCATGCTTAATGCCGTGTATAATGCCAAACAGATTGATGGAGAGGAGGGCTCTCACATCCTCCATGTTAAGACTGGAGATGCTCCCTCCAGGGCCACTGACGCCGGCATTGTTAAACATGATGTCTAGTTTGCCTTTCCATGCCAACGCAAATTCTACTGCTGATTCAACATCTTCTTCTTTAGATACATCACAATGTATGTAGCGCCCTCCAATTGAATCAGCTAATTTTGATCCTAATTCGTCTAGTATATCAGCAATAACAACGTAGGCTCCATTCTTGGCAAATAGCTTTGCTGTTGCACCTCCAATTCCTCTTGCACTACCTGTTATGAGTGCAACTTTGCCCTCAAGCCTGGACcagaaaaaggagaaagaaaagtgaaaaacatA contains:
- the LOC113761122 gene encoding ABC transporter I family member 11, chloroplastic isoform X1, with amino-acid sequence MATAVGWTWSWRPPTTTVTSPRWSSPLSLPLPSFRVVHESKTRPFKVCCDYSCFELKDVSYQPPGTKVNLLDGVSFSLREKSFGLIFGRSGSGKTTLLQLIAGFSKPTSGSIHVQRYGNDGCPNRSPELLDANKVGIVFQFPERYFVAEKVFDEVIFGWARQKGGSQLKELLALRLQKAITSVGLTGIALDQDPQSLSGGYKRRLALAIQLVQAPDLLLLDEPLAGLDWRARADVVKLLKNLKKELTILVVSHDLKELSCLVDQSWRMEMGGILKGEPLPV
- the LOC113761122 gene encoding ABC transporter I family member 11, chloroplastic isoform X2, which translates into the protein MATAVGWTWSWRPPTTTVTSPRWSSPLSLPLPSFRVVHESKTRPFKVCCDYSCFELKDVSYQPPGTKVNLLDGVSFSLREKSFGLIFGRSGSGKTTLLQLIAGFSKPTSGSIHVQRYGNDGCPNRSPELLDANKVGIVFQFPERYFVAEKVFDEVIFGWARQKGGSQLKELLALRLQKAITSVGLTGIALDQDPQSLSGGYKRRLALAIQYKLQICCYWMSLLLVLIGELVQMS
- the LOC113760297 gene encoding short-chain dehydrogenase reductase ATA1-like is translated as FLVIDLPSYVFHFSFSFFWSRLEGKVALITGSARGIGGATAKLFAKNGAYVVIADILDELGSKLADSIGGRYIHCDVSKEEDVESAVEFALAWKGKLDIMFNNAGVSGPGGSISSLNMEDVRALLSINLFGIIHGIKHASRAMIAGKNGGSIICSSSSAAIMGGLASHAYTASKNAILGLAKTTACELGVYGIRVNCISPHGVASEMLLSAYRTCLGRDDLQAEDVTKIVGERGSLLRGRGGSMEDVAKAALFLASDESGFITAHNLVIDGGYTSACSHMSPIYTSKV